The genomic DNA GTATGAtgatttcattaaaaaaataattaaatgtCTTGAAAGTACAGTAACCTATCTTTTTATGTCGATTTTTACATACACGTTTCAAGTACCAGCGGCCAAAGTTATTATAAGTCGATAGAAATGGTCAACACCACTGATGACACCACGAATTACCGCGCGGTAAACAAATGACGAGCCCGCCCTCGATCTCGAGTCTGCGGTCGCATGATCTCGCTCCTCGCTAATTCCGCTGGGAGAGGCTTCCTACGCTACCCTCCTAACAACAGGACAGCTCCATTACTGTTACCGCCTTGATCCGATGCCTCGGACGCAGAAAATTACCGAGATCAAACCGGACCTGCGCACCCGGATCACGTCACCCCCAACCATAAAAGACCGACGCCGCCGCTCCGGACCTGCGCCTCCTCCACTCTCCAGCGCTCTGCCTCTGACCACGCCACCACCGTCCACCAAGAAACACCGCGCGGCAAATGCCCaacccctcctcctcgtccccgccaccggcgcccgacgccgccactcggcgcaggcggcggcagctcctaccgccgccgtcgtcgtcgtcctcctcctctgcgGTCCCGACCTCGGCCTCCGGCgcctcggcgtcgtcgtcgtcgtcgtcctccgcctcctcggggctctccttctccttcccgtCCTTCTCGCCCGCGCCCTCGCCGTTCCACCACCGCTTCCTCTCCCCGCTGCGCGCCTCCGCGGTGCCCTTCTCCTGGGAGCACCGCCCGGGCATCCCCAAGACCCCCGCGCGCCAGGCGGCGCCACGCGGCaaggccagggcggcggcgctgccgctgccgctgcccctcccgccctccctcctctccagcaaggtcggcgccgccgacggccccttctccgccgccgcggcggacggCTACATCGTCGTCCCCGACGACGCCAAGAATAAGGcgaggcggcgcaggcggcaccggcagcggcggccgccggcgctggccGCCACCCTGACCGACTGGCTCGCCGTGCTGAGCCTCTACCGGTCGTGCACCCGCTCCCGCGACTGCCTcgccggcacgccgccgccgcgccgccccagcTC from Panicum virgatum strain AP13 chromosome 7N, P.virgatum_v5, whole genome shotgun sequence includes the following:
- the LOC120680676 gene encoding putative protein TPRXL, which codes for MPNPSSSSPPPAPDAATRRRRRQLLPPPSSSSSSSAVPTSASGASASSSSSSSASSGLSFSFPSFSPAPSPFHHRFLSPLRASAVPFSWEHRPGIPKTPARQAAPRGKARAAALPLPLPLPPSLLSSKVGAADGPFSAAAADGYIVVPDDAKNKARRRRRHRQRRPPALAATLTDWLAVLSLYRSCTRSRDCLAGTPPPRRPSSPAKAL